One genomic segment of Erysipelotrichaceae bacterium 66202529 includes these proteins:
- a CDS encoding V-type ATP synthase subunit B: MSLQYVGLSEINGPLVFLDNVENASYEEMVEIKCGDGTTRLGRVVQLEGKKAAIQVFEGTNGISLKNTKTKFTGKPMELALSREMLGRTFNGSGQPIDGLGEIYAEKSADINGQPLNPVSRVYPRNYINTGISSIDALTTLIRGQKLPIFSGSGMPHNELAVQLVKQAKISEGDGKNFCIVFAAMGVKNDVADYFKRSFEEAGVMEKVVMFINLSNDPIIERTLTPRCALTAAEYLAYEQDMHVLVILTDITSYCEALREFSSSKGEIPGRKGYPGYLYSDLASLYERAGIVKGAGGSVTQIPILTMPNDDITHPIPDLTGYITEGQIVLDRNLNQMGVYPPVGVLPSLSRLMKDGIGEGFTRKDHSDVSNQLFAAYAKVQDARSLASVIGEDELSDVDKQYMSFGTLFEEHFLNQGFDDNRSIEETLDLGWDLLSVLPRAELDRVDNEVLEVYYDHERAVKRFGLKSGPIIKELASQGN; the protein is encoded by the coding sequence AGGGCAAAAAAGCTGCCATTCAGGTGTTTGAGGGAACCAACGGAATCTCCCTGAAAAACACAAAAACAAAATTTACAGGAAAGCCGATGGAGCTTGCGTTATCACGCGAGATGCTGGGGCGTACCTTTAACGGAAGCGGACAGCCAATCGACGGGCTGGGAGAAATCTATGCCGAGAAAAGTGCGGATATCAATGGACAGCCGCTGAATCCGGTTTCCCGTGTGTACCCGCGAAATTATATCAATACCGGTATCTCAAGTATCGATGCCTTAACAACACTGATTCGCGGACAGAAGCTGCCAATTTTCTCCGGCTCCGGTATGCCGCACAATGAGCTGGCAGTTCAGCTTGTAAAGCAGGCGAAGATATCGGAAGGGGACGGTAAGAATTTCTGTATCGTCTTTGCGGCTATGGGTGTTAAAAACGATGTCGCAGATTATTTCAAGCGCTCCTTCGAGGAAGCAGGCGTTATGGAAAAGGTTGTTATGTTTATCAATCTTTCCAATGACCCGATCATCGAGCGTACCCTGACACCGCGCTGTGCCTTAACGGCTGCGGAATATCTGGCATATGAGCAGGATATGCATGTACTGGTTATTTTGACAGATATTACCTCATATTGTGAGGCGCTGCGTGAGTTCTCCAGCAGTAAGGGAGAAATTCCGGGACGTAAGGGATATCCGGGATACCTGTACTCTGATCTGGCTTCACTGTATGAAAGAGCAGGTATTGTCAAGGGTGCCGGAGGGTCTGTCACGCAGATTCCGATTCTGACAATGCCGAATGACGATATCACCCACCCGATTCCTGACCTTACCGGGTATATCACCGAGGGACAGATCGTACTGGATCGTAATCTGAACCAGATGGGAGTTTATCCGCCGGTTGGTGTCCTGCCTTCATTGTCACGTTTGATGAAGGATGGAATCGGTGAAGGCTTTACAAGAAAGGATCACTCTGATGTATCCAATCAGCTGTTCGCAGCCTATGCGAAGGTGCAGGATGCCAGAAGTCTGGCTTCTGTTATCGGTGAGGATGAGCTGAGTGATGTCGACAAGCAGTATATGTCCTTTGGTACGTTATTTGAGGAGCATTTCCTGAATCAGGGCTTTGATGATAACCGCAGTATTGAAGAAACGCTGGATCTGGGCTGGGATTTACTCAGCGTCCTGCCGCGTGCGGAGCTTGACCGTGTAGATAACGAGGTTCTTGAGGTCTATTACGATCATGAGCGTGCGGTGAAACGTTTTGGTCTGAAAAGTGGGCCTATCATCAAGGAACTGGCATCTCAGGGTAACTGA
- a CDS encoding V-type ATP synthase subunit D: MANKQVFPTKGNLIATKKSNDLAHMGYELMDRKRNILTREMMSLLDDVKLLRDKITITYQKAYYALQQANMSLGVISDLVEAVPVDTGIHISYRSVMGVEIPKIQYDKQEYKLTYGLDHANSKLDYAYRCFYKVKEMTVILAEVENSVYRLANAIRKAQKRANALKNIVIPDFEHNIKFITDALEEKEREEFSRQKVIKATKDRKKAEESAT; encoded by the coding sequence ATGGCCAATAAACAGGTGTTTCCAACCAAAGGAAATCTGATTGCGACAAAGAAATCAAACGATCTGGCACATATGGGGTATGAGCTGATGGATCGGAAACGGAATATCCTGACGCGCGAGATGATGTCGCTGCTGGATGATGTAAAGCTGCTGCGTGATAAGATTACGATTACGTATCAGAAGGCTTACTATGCCTTGCAGCAGGCGAATATGTCCTTGGGTGTCATCAGTGATCTGGTGGAAGCGGTGCCGGTGGATACCGGTATCCATATCAGCTATCGCAGTGTCATGGGTGTGGAGATTCCAAAGATTCAATACGATAAGCAGGAGTATAAGCTGACCTATGGCTTAGATCATGCAAATTCCAAGCTGGATTATGCGTACCGCTGTTTCTATAAGGTAAAGGAAATGACGGTGATTCTGGCAGAGGTGGAGAATAGTGTGTACCGGCTTGCAAATGCGATCCGCAAGGCGCAGAAGCGTGCCAACGCCCTGAAGAACATCGTGATTCCGGATTTTGAACATAATATCAAGTTCATAACGGATGCGCTTGAGGAAAAGGAGCGGGAGGAGTTTTCCCGTCAGAAGGTCATCAAGGCAACTAAGGATCGAAAAAAAGCTGAAGAGTCCGCAACATAG
- a CDS encoding tyrosine-type recombinase/integrase: protein MAVEKRNGKWYIRGKVKLEDGNFKDYHRVAKGCKLKKEAMKFEESFLAKYNEDLEQMRATNITFKELTEMYLREKQGSTKSSTLATDKYMFDQMDELYDKKINLIRTKTIKDFIESYNTPEYKLSYVNKMRTYLNKLFSYAVKQNLIERNPVSSIPNFKRPDELKEEMQFYTPDEWKRFIQAFPKDDIMYYTICCTLYYMGMRRGEVLALNRKDDVDIVKGTIRVNKTVSQYVSGQRYVVTPPKTKNSYRVIKMPDEELRIMTEYLEWYDSCPGAPADGFLFGMDQPIIPKLLNKRFHRVADAAGLPQIRIHDLRHSHATLLINHGANIKAIADRLGNTVEEVLKTYSHLFNETEDAMIQIINNVFKK from the coding sequence ATGGCTGTTGAAAAGAGAAACGGTAAGTGGTATATACGTGGTAAAGTGAAGTTGGAGGATGGCAACTTCAAAGACTATCATCGTGTAGCAAAAGGCTGCAAACTCAAAAAAGAAGCTATGAAATTTGAGGAGAGCTTCCTGGCCAAGTACAATGAGGATCTGGAGCAGATGCGCGCTACCAATATCACATTTAAAGAGCTTACTGAAATGTATTTAAGGGAAAAACAGGGAAGCACGAAATCAAGTACGCTTGCTACTGATAAGTACATGTTTGATCAGATGGATGAGCTGTATGATAAGAAAATCAATCTGATTAGAACGAAGACGATAAAAGACTTCATCGAAAGCTACAACACACCAGAATACAAGCTGTCGTATGTTAATAAGATGAGGACATATCTAAATAAACTTTTCAGCTATGCTGTTAAACAGAATCTTATCGAACGTAACCCCGTTTCTTCTATTCCTAATTTTAAGCGCCCTGACGAATTGAAAGAAGAAATGCAGTTCTACACACCTGATGAGTGGAAACGCTTCATACAGGCATTTCCTAAAGACGATATCATGTATTATACGATTTGCTGCACTTTGTATTATATGGGGATGCGTCGTGGTGAAGTACTTGCCTTGAATAGGAAAGATGATGTGGACATCGTAAAGGGGACAATACGCGTCAATAAGACTGTTTCTCAGTACGTAAGTGGACAGAGGTATGTAGTAACACCTCCTAAAACAAAAAACTCGTACAGGGTCATAAAAATGCCGGATGAGGAGCTTCGGATTATGACGGAATATCTTGAATGGTATGATTCATGCCCTGGAGCGCCTGCGGATGGCTTCCTGTTCGGAATGGATCAGCCGATTATTCCTAAACTGCTAAATAAGAGGTTTCATAGAGTGGCAGATGCTGCAGGTTTACCACAAATTCGTATTCATGACCTCAGACACTCCCATGCCACGCTTTTAATTAACCACGGTGCAAATATCAAAGCCATAGCAGATCGCCTCGGAAACACAGTGGAAGAGGTGCTGAAGACCTATTCCCATCTGTTCAATGAAACAGAAGATGCTATGATTCAAATCATCAATAATGTATTCAAAAAATAG
- a CDS encoding helix-turn-helix domain-containing protein yields the protein MIMENLKKLRTSCNLTQKEMADKLGMNQQTYANYETGRREPDFDTLKEIASYFNVSIDFLLDIDREYKRNDNFENFSVNFKTAIQLNRKNYYEFVTEWYRYVKKDHLSMIKYETLEQTYSKIYSWVIGESIPTLIEQRALAVILDYPIDMTSEQLFLNKKNEFPKDYNTLKQEAMLYYKKNDKEIQLNNDDYYDYYTIFEHDILIQLNLLKYENFYDAISKKSLQKIQEPYLLSIGTLRDAMGKENEKRFGDFNAGAILLKNKVMQINDESQLKNISRRKHLLMFFQDINITTIDNRHIKQYHTSFLEKIYHIIIDQIKNNQFLYYIVRDLDIKKPINYINSGYNYCYDTFTNLEQAQEFLKNHSIGFVKQLADYTDPIEKANVLKNIIDNKAKDIRDEAIDSLYPYYD from the coding sequence ATGATAATGGAAAATTTAAAGAAATTAAGAACATCATGTAATCTAACACAAAAAGAAATGGCAGATAAGTTGGGTATGAATCAACAGACTTATGCGAATTATGAAACAGGTAGAAGAGAACCTGATTTCGATACTTTGAAAGAGATAGCCTCATATTTTAATGTAAGTATTGATTTTCTTTTAGATATTGATAGAGAATATAAAAGAAACGATAATTTTGAAAATTTTTCTGTAAATTTTAAAACTGCTATACAATTAAACAGAAAAAATTATTATGAGTTTGTTACAGAATGGTATAGATATGTGAAAAAAGATCATCTATCAATGATTAAATACGAAACTTTGGAGCAAACATATTCTAAAATTTATTCTTGGGTAATTGGTGAAAGCATACCAACACTCATAGAGCAGAGAGCACTTGCTGTTATTTTAGATTACCCTATAGATATGACGTCCGAGCAACTTTTTCTTAATAAAAAAAATGAGTTTCCTAAAGATTACAATACATTAAAGCAAGAAGCTATGCTTTATTATAAAAAAAATGATAAAGAAATCCAACTAAACAATGATGATTATTACGATTATTATACAATCTTCGAACATGATATACTAATTCAATTAAATTTATTAAAGTATGAAAATTTTTATGATGCAATATCCAAGAAAAGCTTACAAAAAATACAGGAACCCTATTTATTAAGCATTGGGACATTGAGAGATGCAATGGGCAAAGAAAATGAAAAGCGATTTGGAGATTTTAATGCCGGAGCAATACTTCTGAAAAATAAAGTAATGCAAATAAACGATGAAAGTCAATTGAAGAATATTTCAAGAAGGAAGCATTTACTTATGTTTTTTCAAGATATAAATATAACCACAATAGATAATCGACATATAAAACAATATCACACTTCTTTCTTAGAAAAAATATATCATATCATTATTGATCAAATAAAAAACAATCAATTTCTATATTATATCGTACGCGATCTTGATATAAAAAAGCCTATTAACTATATAAATAGTGGCTATAATTACTGTTATGACACGTTTACAAATCTTGAACAAGCACAAGAATTTTTAAAAAACCATTCAATAGGATTTGTAAAACAATTAGCGGATTATACTGATCCTATTGAGAAAGCAAATGTTTTAAAAAACATTATTGATAATAAAGCAAAAGACATTCGCGATGAAGCTATAGATTCTCTTTATCCATATTATGATTAA
- a CDS encoding helix-turn-helix domain-containing protein, protein MENISMGKKLKILRGTKSKEEVAYKVGITTVALMNYETGTRMPKDEIKIKLADFYGLTVQELFFPDQVKDKKKSTHS, encoded by the coding sequence ATGGAAAATATTTCAATGGGAAAGAAGCTAAAAATATTAAGAGGCACAAAATCTAAAGAAGAGGTTGCATATAAAGTTGGTATTACCACAGTGGCTTTAATGAATTATGAAACTGGAACAAGGATGCCTAAGGATGAAATTAAGATTAAATTAGCTGATTTTTATGGACTTACTGTCCAAGAATTGTTCTTTCCAGATCAAGTGAAAGACAAAAAGAAAAGCACTCATTCATAA
- a CDS encoding DUF739 family protein, translated as MIFNYNLLNNRIAQVCGSQQEFARRLGISFEELQERFVSDSGLYTDDMKKGIDILSIPISEAERYFFNKGL; from the coding sequence ATGATATTCAATTACAATCTGCTGAACAACCGCATCGCCCAGGTATGCGGATCACAGCAGGAGTTCGCAAGAAGACTGGGAATAAGTTTTGAAGAACTGCAAGAAAGGTTTGTCAGTGATTCCGGCTTATATACTGATGATATGAAAAAAGGAATTGACATTTTATCAATTCCTATAAGTGAAGCAGAGAGATATTTTTTTAATAAAGGGTTATAA
- a CDS encoding helix-turn-helix domain-containing protein gives MKTLLSMNIKNLRKKKNMTLEELAEKVGTSKQTIQRYESGKISNIPSDKIELLAKYLDTTPAKLMGWEISRGSESEIITTFALNLQYYMDRDNISITELAEKTNLDSAKIYRWIHGQASPIMADVYTLKDYFHINVSDLIERTKRMGDPNYIGKDISEIIDTLIRNDIVQEFGQYDLTEMSEDDISEFKEQLLDSIKFFAGRYKKRA, from the coding sequence ATGAAAACCTTACTCAGCATGAATATTAAAAATCTTAGGAAAAAAAAGAATATGACTCTCGAAGAATTAGCTGAAAAAGTTGGAACTAGCAAGCAAACAATACAGAGATATGAAAGTGGAAAAATTTCTAACATACCTTCAGATAAAATAGAGTTACTTGCAAAATATCTTGATACCACCCCTGCAAAACTGATGGGATGGGAAATATCAAGGGGGAGCGAAAGCGAGATTATCACTACTTTCGCATTAAACTTGCAGTATTACATGGATCGTGATAATATATCAATCACTGAATTAGCTGAAAAAACTAATTTAGATTCTGCTAAAATTTATAGATGGATTCATGGGCAGGCATCCCCCATTATGGCTGATGTATATACTTTAAAAGACTATTTTCATATAAATGTCTCAGATTTGATAGAGCGAACAAAAAGAATGGGTGATCCTAATTATATAGGTAAAGATATTTCTGAAATCATAGATACGCTTATCAGAAATGATATAGTTCAGGAATTTGGACAATATGATTTAACTGAAATGTCAGAAGATGATATAAGCGAATTTAAAGAGCAGTTACTTGATTCTATTAAATTTTTTGCCGGAAGATATAAAAAAAGGGCATAA
- a CDS encoding DUF739 family protein, translating into MIDTAKLKGRIAEKGLSQRKVAKCIGITEKTFYAKMKAGVFGSDEIEKMIDILDIRDPTSIFFVSSVTR; encoded by the coding sequence ATGATTGATACAGCGAAGTTGAAAGGTAGGATAGCTGAAAAAGGTCTTTCACAGCGCAAAGTGGCAAAATGTATCGGTATCACTGAAAAAACATTTTACGCAAAAATGAAGGCCGGGGTGTTTGGTAGTGATGAAATCGAAAAAATGATAGATATATTAGATATTAGAGACCCTACAAGTATTTTTTTTGTCAGTTCAGTCACTAGATAA
- a CDS encoding phage repressor protein, with the protein MRIEEWNGYRIRFVEKDGEWWAVLKDVCDALELKTWKVKQRLEKDLLSKYTLETNGGVQEMLIVSEFGFYDVVFQSRKKEAKKFRHWAYELFCYLRKVTGLEGFQVFRMLDKEHQKEMMKKLNHNIGSPKQKHFIKANTIANKAISTKHGYTKMIKKGEMSPQMLIEREPILEDTVELMSVNEKFGLGISVSKAVYQKYHS; encoded by the coding sequence ATGAGAATTGAAGAATGGAATGGCTATCGGATTAGATTCGTTGAGAAAGATGGTGAATGGTGGGCAGTATTGAAAGACGTTTGCGATGCATTGGAACTGAAAACTTGGAAAGTAAAACAAAGACTTGAAAAGGACCTACTTTCAAAGTATACCCTTGAAACTAATGGTGGTGTTCAAGAAATGCTTATAGTAAGTGAATTTGGTTTCTATGATGTAGTTTTTCAATCACGTAAGAAAGAAGCAAAAAAGTTCAGGCATTGGGCTTATGAATTATTCTGTTATTTACGTAAGGTTACAGGTCTTGAAGGATTCCAAGTATTTCGTATGCTGGACAAGGAGCATCAAAAAGAAATGATGAAGAAATTAAACCATAATATTGGGAGCCCTAAGCAAAAGCACTTCATTAAAGCAAACACGATAGCAAACAAAGCGATATCTACTAAACATGGTTATACAAAAATGATAAAAAAAGGTGAAATGTCCCCGCAGATGTTAATTGAGCGTGAACCTATTTTAGAAGATACTGTTGAACTTATGTCTGTCAATGAAAAATTCGGATTAGGCATTTCAGTAAGTAAAGCAGTTTATCAAAAGTATCACTCATAG
- a CDS encoding toxin Bro — translation MAEELQILHIDGKNVIDSRLVAERIKMQHKDLLKKIRNYEAVLLGAKLRSVDFFIQSNYVDSTGRTLMCYLLTKEGCEMVGNKLTGEKGVLFTAEYVTAFNRMENEIAGLSDSDFRDIPLEAFASYQRIQRTVMKDLGKSPKEIATEFKKVSIQFGINLSDNFDQLAFEQESLF, via the coding sequence ATGGCAGAAGAATTACAGATTCTACACATTGACGGAAAGAACGTCATCGATTCACGACTAGTTGCTGAAAGAATTAAGATGCAGCACAAGGATTTACTTAAAAAGATACGAAATTATGAGGCTGTATTACTCGGCGCAAAATTGCGCTCAGTAGATTTCTTTATTCAGAGCAATTATGTAGATAGTACAGGACGGACATTGATGTGCTACTTACTTACAAAAGAAGGATGCGAAATGGTAGGGAATAAGCTCACTGGAGAAAAGGGTGTCCTGTTCACTGCTGAATATGTTACAGCATTTAATCGCATGGAAAATGAAATCGCTGGTCTATCTGATTCTGATTTCAGAGATATTCCATTAGAAGCATTTGCCAGCTACCAGAGGATACAGCGTACTGTTATGAAAGACTTAGGGAAGTCACCAAAAGAAATTGCCACTGAGTTTAAGAAGGTGTCCATACAGTTCGGTATAAATTTATCTGATAACTTTGATCAGTTGGCGTTCGAACAAGAAAGTTTATTTTAA
- a CDS encoding helix-turn-helix domain-containing protein — translation MTIKQRRKEYGISRKSMAKLLGITRKQYKALEDNTGEFAIGIITQICLILNIENVADVERKNTYPILKRKRLIQGLSLRDTAHKVGVNVFTYWMVERYCRRLDDATLERIAELLAPEAEFSAFKEALLCIEQVKA, via the coding sequence ATGACAATCAAACAAAGAAGAAAAGAGTACGGCATCTCTAGAAAATCAATGGCTAAATTATTGGGTATTACCAGGAAGCAGTATAAAGCGCTGGAAGATAATACTGGTGAATTTGCAATCGGTATCATCACACAAATCTGTCTGATACTTAATATTGAAAATGTTGCAGATGTTGAGCGAAAGAACACATATCCGATTTTAAAAAGAAAACGACTCATTCAGGGGCTTTCCCTACGCGATACAGCACATAAAGTGGGAGTGAATGTATTTACCTATTGGATGGTAGAACGCTACTGTAGAAGGCTGGATGACGCAACATTAGAAAGAATTGCAGAATTGTTAGCACCGGAAGCAGAGTTTTCAGCATTTAAGGAGGCCCTCTTATGTATAGAGCAAGTGAAAGCATAG